The following proteins are encoded in a genomic region of Oreochromis aureus strain Israel breed Guangdong linkage group 8, ZZ_aureus, whole genome shotgun sequence:
- the kcnc3b gene encoding potassium voltage-gated channel subfamily C member 3b, with amino-acid sequence MCVFLRALESNQNQKQTPQTPPSSSLRFLSSSPSPRSSMLSSVCVSSFKGRKGGNKSSNKACYSADMTCPSESEKIVINCGGVRHETYRSTLKTLPGTRLSWLTEPDAFSNFDYDPKLDEFFFDRHPSVFSFILNYYRTGKLHCPNDVCGPLFEEELAFWGIDETDVEACCWMNYRQHRDAEEALDSFETPEPDAPDDDPALGGADGDLKRLCMQEDARKAGWWKTWQPRIWALFEDPYSSKYARYVAFISLFFILISISTFCMETHEAFNTILNKTENVTVGNMTREEIVYEVVTDSWLTYVEGVCVIWFTIEVLLRVTFCPDKFEFFKSTLNIIDFVAILPFYLEVGLSGLSSKAAKDVLGFLRVVRFVRILRIFKLTRHFVGLRVLGHTLRASTNEFLLLIIFLALGVLIFATMIYYAERIGADPDDPTASAHTNFKNIPIGFWWAVVTMTTLGYGDMYPETWSGMLVGALCALAGVLTIAMPVPVIVNNFGMYYSLAMAKQKLPKKKNKHIPRAPQPGSPNYCKPDALAMATASPQRILGNVLGGVMGSGGIAGDCPLAQEEIIEINRDSKQNGDAASAALANEDCPTIDQVLSPDERSPIGRGPTRERYQQDRACFLLNTREFRATDGNVRKEAAALAPSPDSPLTEDWYKMEGSLLQQDLNANSTSSWIKP; translated from the exons ACTCCTCAgactcctccctcctcctcccttcGGTTTCTCTCATCCTCTCCCTCCCCCCGGTCCTCTATGCTCAGTTCGGTGTGTGTATCCTCTTTTAAAGGGCGCAAGGGTGGGAACAAGTCGTCCAACAAAGCATGTTACAGCGCAGACATGACTTGTCCGTCGGAAAGCGAGAAAATCGTGATAAACTGCGGGGGGGTGCGGCATGAGACCTACCGGAGCACCCTAAAAACGTTGCCCGGTACCCGCTTGTCGTGGCTCACCGAGCCGGACGCGTTCAGCAACTTCGACTACGACCCCAAATTAGACGAGTTCTTCTTCGACCGCCACCCGTCGGTGTTTTCCTTCATCCTCAACTATTACCGCACCGGGAAGTTGCACTGTCCCAACGATGTGTGCGGTCCCCTGTTCGAAGAGGAGCTGGCCTTCTGGGGCATCGATGAGACGGACGTGGAGGCTTGTTGCTGGATGAATTACCGGCAGCATCGGGATGCGGAGGAGGCGCTGGACAGCTTCGAGACTCCAGAACCGGACGCGCCAGACGACGACCCGGCGCTGGGTGGTGCGGATGGGGACTTGAAAAGACTGTGCATGCAAGAGGACGCGAGGAAAGCGGGCTGGTGGAAAACCTGGCAACCCAGAATATGGGCGCTCTTTGAAGACCCCTATTCCTCCAAATATGCCCGG TATGTGGCTTTTATCTCCCTATTCTTCATCCTCATCTCCATATCCACGTTCTGCATGGAGACGCACGAGGCCTTCAACACCATCCTCAACAAGACAGAGAATGTCACAGTGGGCAACATGACGCGTGAGGAGATAGTTTATGAGGTGGTGACTGACAGCTGGTTGACATAtgtggaaggtgtgtgtgtcatttggtTCACCATTGAGGTCCTGCTTCGAGTCACCTTCTGCCCAGACAAGTTTGAATTCTTCAAAAGCACCCTCAACATCATCGATTTTGTTGCCATCCTGCCCTTCTATCTGGAGGTTGGTCTGAGTGGGCTGTCCTCCAAAGCTGCCAAGGATGTCCTGGGGTTCCTGCGTGTTGTCCGATTTGTTCGTATCCTCCGAATCTTCAAGCTGACTCGCCACTTCGTAGGTCTCCGTGTCCTTGGCCACACCCTGCGTGCCAGTACCAATGAATTCCTCCTGCTCATCATCTTCTTAGctcttggtgtcctcatctttGCCACTATGATCTACTATGCTGAACGAATTGGCGCAGACCCAGATGACCCAACAGCCAGTGCCCATACCAACTTCAAGAACATTCCCATTGGATTTTGGTGGGCTGTTGTGACCATGACCACGCTGGGTTATGGAGATATGTACCCGGAGACATGGTCAGGGATGCTGGTGGGTGCGCTGTGTGCCTTGGCTGGTGTGCTAACCATTGCTATGCCTGTACCTGTCATTGTCAACAACTTCGGCATGTACTACTCTCTGGCTATGGCCAAACAAAAGCTTcccaaaaagaagaacaaacatATCCCCCGAGCGCCACAACCAGGGTCCCCCAACTACTGCAAGCCAGATGCCTTGGCGATGGCTACTGCATCACCGCAAAGAATCTTGGGAAATGTCTTGGGAGGAGTGATGGGGTCTGGAGGAATAGCAGGTGACTGTCCTCTTGCCCAAGAAGAAATTATAGAGATCAACAGAG ATTCTAAGCAGAATGGTGACGCAGCCTCAGCCGCCTTGGCTAATGAGGACTGCCCCACCATCGACCAGGTGCTGAGCCCGGATGAGAGGAGTCCTATTGGGCGAGGCCCCACTCGGGAACGCTACCAGCAGGACAGAGCCTGCTTCCTTCTTAATACCAGGGAATTCCGTGCCACAGATGGGAATGTGCGGAAAG AGGCAGCAGCCCTGGCACCCAGCCCAGACTCCCCTCTGACTGAGGATTGGTATAAGATGGAGGGGTCTCTGTTACAGCAGGACCTCAATGCAAACTCCACATCTTCCTGGATCAAACCATAG